A genomic window from Streptomyces spororaveus includes:
- a CDS encoding LLM class flavin-dependent oxidoreductase, whose product MQFGIFTVGDVTADPTTGRVPGENERIKAMLAIAQKAEEVGLDVFATGEHHNPPFVPSSPTTMLGYIAARTEHLILSTSTTLITTNDPVKIAEDFAMLQHLADGRVDLMTGRGNTGPVYPWFGKDIRDGTDLAAENYALLRRLWDEDTVTWHGRFRTPLQSFTSTPRPLDGVAPFVWHGSIRSPETAELAAYYGDGFFHNNIFWPPSHTAQMISLYRERYAHHGHGTPEQAVVGLGGQVFMRKNSQDAVREFRPYFDNAPVYGHGPSLEEFTSQTPLTVGSPQQVIERTLSFRDYAGDYQRQLFLMDHAGLPLKTVLEQLDLLGEEVVPILRKEFANLRPAGVPDAPTHPARVAAARQTPAGDRRA is encoded by the coding sequence ATGCAGTTCGGGATCTTCACCGTCGGCGACGTCACCGCCGACCCGACGACCGGACGCGTGCCCGGCGAGAACGAACGCATCAAGGCGATGCTCGCCATCGCGCAGAAGGCCGAGGAAGTCGGCCTCGACGTCTTCGCCACCGGCGAGCACCACAACCCGCCCTTCGTCCCCTCCTCACCGACGACGATGCTCGGCTACATCGCCGCCCGCACCGAGCACCTGATCCTGTCCACCTCGACGACGCTGATCACCACCAACGACCCGGTGAAGATCGCCGAGGACTTCGCGATGCTCCAGCACCTCGCGGACGGCCGCGTCGACCTCATGACGGGCCGCGGCAACACCGGACCCGTCTACCCCTGGTTCGGCAAGGACATCCGCGACGGCACCGACCTCGCCGCCGAGAACTACGCCCTGCTGCGCCGCCTGTGGGACGAGGACACCGTCACCTGGCACGGCAGGTTCCGCACCCCGCTGCAGTCCTTCACCTCCACCCCCCGCCCCCTGGACGGCGTCGCGCCCTTCGTCTGGCACGGCTCCATCCGCTCCCCGGAGACCGCCGAACTGGCCGCCTACTACGGCGACGGCTTCTTCCACAACAACATCTTCTGGCCCCCCTCCCACACCGCACAGATGATCAGCCTCTACCGCGAGCGCTACGCCCACCACGGCCACGGCACCCCCGAACAGGCCGTCGTCGGCCTCGGCGGCCAGGTCTTCATGCGCAAGAACTCCCAGGACGCGGTACGCGAGTTCCGCCCCTACTTCGACAACGCGCCCGTCTACGGCCACGGCCCGTCCCTGGAGGAGTTCACCTCACAGACCCCGCTGACCGTCGGCTCGCCGCAGCAGGTCATCGAACGCACCCTGTCCTTCCGCGACTACGCCGGCGACTACCAGCGCCAGCTGTTCCTCATGGACCACGCCGGCCTGCCCCTGAAGACCGTCCTGGAACAGCTCGACCTGCTCGGCGAGGAGGTCGTACCAATCCTGCGCAAGGAGTTCGCGAACCTGCGCCCCGCCGGCGTACCGGACGCGCCCACCCACCCGGCCCGCGTCGCAGCCGCCCGGCAGACCCCGGCGGGGGACAGGCGGGCCTGA
- a CDS encoding phospholipase D-like domain-containing protein has protein sequence MARTVRTAAPAALVPATALALGLSLLGAAAPASAAQAPTPHLDSVEQTLRQVSPGLEGSVWERTAGNRLGSSVPGGADWLLQTPGCWGDAACTDRPGSRRLLDKTRQDIAAARETVDISTLAPFPNGGYQDAIVAGLKEAVGRGGRLKVRIMVGAAPVYHSTVIPSSYRDELLARLGPEAAAGITLNVASMTTSKTAFSWNHSKLVVVDGTSVITGGINSWKDDYLETAHPVSDVDLALTGPAAGSAGRYLDSLWDWTCRNKSSWASVWFAASPGADCMPSLPRPAAPAGGGDVPALAVGGLGVGIRRSDPASAFNPVLPTAGDTRCGIGVHDNTNADRDYDTVNPEESALRALVSSATSHIEISQQDVHATCPPLPRYDVRLYDALAAKLVSGVKVRIVVSDPANRGTIGSGGYSQIKSLSEVSDALRGRLTALTGDGTRARTAMCENLQLATFRASDRPTWADGKPYAQHHKLVSVDGSAFYIGSKNLYPSWLQDFGYVVESPAAARQLTSDLLDPQWRYSQATATHDYTRGLCQG, from the coding sequence TTGGCACGCACCGTCCGTACGGCGGCCCCGGCGGCCCTCGTCCCCGCCACGGCCCTCGCCCTCGGCCTCTCCCTCCTCGGCGCCGCCGCCCCGGCGTCCGCCGCGCAAGCCCCCACCCCGCACCTGGACTCGGTCGAGCAGACCCTGCGCCAGGTCTCACCGGGCCTGGAGGGCTCGGTGTGGGAGCGCACCGCAGGCAACCGGCTCGGCTCCTCCGTTCCCGGGGGCGCCGACTGGCTGCTGCAGACCCCCGGCTGCTGGGGCGACGCCGCCTGCACCGACCGGCCCGGCTCGCGCCGCCTCCTGGACAAGACGCGCCAGGACATCGCCGCCGCCCGCGAGACGGTGGACATATCGACGCTGGCGCCCTTCCCCAACGGCGGCTACCAGGACGCGATCGTCGCGGGCCTGAAGGAGGCCGTCGGCCGGGGCGGCCGGCTCAAGGTCCGCATCATGGTGGGCGCCGCGCCCGTCTACCACTCCACGGTGATCCCCTCCTCCTACCGCGACGAACTGCTCGCCAGGCTCGGCCCGGAGGCCGCGGCCGGCATCACCTTGAACGTGGCCTCGATGACCACCTCGAAGACCGCGTTCTCCTGGAACCACTCCAAGCTGGTCGTCGTCGACGGCACCTCGGTGATCACCGGCGGCATCAACAGCTGGAAGGACGACTACCTGGAGACCGCCCACCCCGTCAGCGACGTCGACCTCGCGCTGACCGGGCCCGCCGCCGGCTCCGCGGGCCGCTACCTGGACTCCCTGTGGGACTGGACCTGCCGCAACAAGAGCAGCTGGGCCTCGGTCTGGTTCGCCGCCTCGCCCGGCGCGGACTGCATGCCCTCCCTGCCCCGCCCGGCCGCCCCGGCGGGCGGCGGTGACGTGCCCGCCCTCGCCGTCGGCGGCCTCGGCGTCGGCATCCGCCGCAGCGACCCCGCCTCCGCCTTCAACCCGGTCCTGCCCACCGCCGGCGACACCCGGTGCGGCATCGGCGTGCACGACAACACCAACGCCGACCGCGACTACGACACCGTCAACCCCGAGGAGAGCGCCCTGCGCGCCCTGGTCTCCAGCGCGACCTCCCACATCGAGATCTCCCAGCAGGACGTGCACGCCACCTGCCCGCCGCTGCCCCGCTACGACGTGCGCCTCTACGACGCCCTCGCCGCCAAGCTCGTCTCCGGCGTCAAGGTCCGCATCGTGGTGAGCGACCCGGCCAACCGCGGCACGATCGGCAGCGGCGGCTACTCGCAGATCAAGTCGCTCTCCGAGGTGAGCGACGCGCTGCGCGGCCGCCTGACGGCCCTGACCGGCGACGGCACCCGGGCCCGCACCGCGATGTGCGAGAACCTCCAGCTGGCCACCTTCCGCGCCTCCGACCGGCCCACCTGGGCGGACGGCAAGCCCTACGCCCAGCACCACAAGCTGGTCTCGGTCGACGGATCGGCCTTCTACATCGGCTCCAAGAACCTGTACCCGTCCTGGCTCCAGGACTTCGGGTACGTCGTCGAGAGCCCGGCCGCGGCCCGGCAGCTCACCAGCGACCTGCTGGACCCGCAGTGGCGCTACTCCCAGGCCACCGCGACCCACGACTACACCCGCGGCCTCTGCCAGGGCTGA
- a CDS encoding dienelactone hydrolase family protein — protein sequence MPVQNLSIPTPDGPADAFAAFPDDAGRQRHPGVLMYPDGFGIRPVVREMARELAGHGYYVLVPNLFYRHGPAPVIGLPGHITDKDRPALLAQLMPLIEAHTTERVLRDADAYLTFLTARPEAGPGPVAVTGYCIGGLLAVQTAAAHPGRVAAVAGFHSPVGAGGPGDLRRLLAGLTARVHLGHAESDITPEALGELGRALDAAGLAHTSEIYPGTVHGFTMSDTDAFDPAGLQRHWDRLLPLLAGTLAGG from the coding sequence ATGCCCGTACAGAACCTGTCGATTCCCACGCCGGACGGCCCGGCCGACGCCTTCGCCGCCTTCCCCGACGATGCCGGCCGGCAACGCCACCCGGGGGTGCTGATGTACCCGGACGGCTTCGGTATCCGGCCCGTGGTGCGGGAGATGGCCCGCGAACTGGCCGGGCACGGCTACTACGTACTCGTCCCCAACCTCTTCTACCGGCACGGCCCGGCACCGGTGATCGGCCTTCCCGGGCACATCACCGACAAGGACCGGCCCGCGCTCCTCGCCCAGCTGATGCCCCTGATCGAGGCGCACACCACCGAACGGGTCCTGCGTGACGCCGACGCCTACCTCACGTTCCTCACCGCCCGGCCCGAGGCCGGCCCCGGCCCGGTCGCGGTGACCGGGTACTGCATCGGCGGCCTCCTGGCGGTGCAGACCGCAGCGGCGCACCCCGGCCGGGTGGCCGCCGTCGCCGGATTCCACAGCCCCGTGGGCGCCGGCGGGCCCGGGGACCTGCGCCGTCTCCTGGCGGGACTGACCGCCCGGGTCCATCTCGGCCACGCCGAGAGCGACATCACGCCCGAGGCCCTCGGTGAACTCGGCCGGGCCCTGGACGCCGCGGGGCTCGCCCACACCTCGGAGATCTACCCCGGCACCGTCCACGGCTTCACCATGTCCGACACCGACGCCTTCGATCCCGCCGGGCTGCAGCGCCACTGGGACCGGCTGCTGCCCCTCCTCGCCGGCACCCTGGCCGGCGGCTGA
- a CDS encoding nucleotide disphospho-sugar-binding domain-containing protein, which yields MRILFTGPAAAGHLFPMVPTAQALRAAGHEVLFAGSQPLEQLRGAGFPIVEIGDGRSIRDVFEGATEQEVRYVTPDMSTDQILDRAARGFAVVSRSTVEGLLEAADSWRPDLLVYDSFQASAPLVAAKLKIPSVVHNFGVTSGLDMVARLAANFTEAYAAYGVDGPAVPTALNVVPASLGGDAQGLRMRYVPYNGGGAVPAGLLRRGSRPRIAVTLGTVLTELDGVRAITALTGAAASVDAEFLLAVGDADLTPLGTLPDNVRPLPWVPLAELLTTCDALVHHGGSGTLLTALQAGLPQLLLPQGADHFANADALTATGAGLRSASQDVDAPLLARLAADPALREAAARLRGQNAALPAPAATVPALEALAAA from the coding sequence GTGCGCATACTCTTCACCGGACCGGCCGCGGCCGGCCACCTCTTCCCGATGGTCCCGACCGCGCAGGCGTTACGCGCGGCCGGCCACGAGGTGCTGTTCGCGGGCTCGCAGCCCCTCGAACAGCTCCGCGGGGCCGGTTTCCCGATCGTCGAGATCGGTGACGGCCGCAGCATCCGGGATGTCTTCGAGGGGGCCACGGAGCAGGAAGTGCGGTACGTGACCCCGGACATGAGCACGGACCAGATCCTGGACCGGGCGGCCCGCGGTTTCGCGGTGGTCTCCCGTTCGACCGTGGAGGGTCTGCTGGAGGCCGCCGACAGCTGGCGTCCCGACCTGCTGGTCTACGACTCCTTCCAGGCCTCGGCCCCGCTGGTCGCGGCCAAACTCAAGATCCCGTCGGTGGTCCACAACTTCGGTGTCACCTCCGGCCTGGACATGGTCGCCCGGCTCGCCGCCAACTTCACCGAGGCGTACGCGGCGTACGGGGTGGACGGCCCGGCCGTGCCGACCGCGCTGAACGTCGTCCCGGCCTCGCTCGGCGGCGACGCGCAGGGCCTGCGCATGCGCTACGTCCCCTACAACGGCGGCGGCGCCGTCCCCGCCGGCCTGCTCCGGCGCGGCAGCCGCCCGCGGATCGCCGTCACCCTGGGCACCGTCCTCACCGAGCTGGACGGCGTCCGCGCCATCACCGCCCTGACCGGGGCGGCCGCGTCGGTGGACGCCGAGTTCCTGCTCGCCGTCGGCGACGCCGACCTCACCCCGCTCGGCACGCTCCCGGACAACGTCCGCCCGCTGCCCTGGGTCCCGCTCGCCGAGCTGCTGACCACCTGCGACGCGCTGGTCCACCACGGCGGCTCCGGAACCCTCCTCACCGCCCTGCAGGCCGGCCTGCCCCAGCTCCTGCTTCCCCAGGGCGCCGACCACTTCGCCAACGCCGACGCCCTCACCGCCACCGGGGCCGGGCTGCGTTCGGCGTCCCAGGACGTCGACGCCCCGCTCCTGGCCCGTCTGGCCGCCGACCCGGCGCTGCGCGAGGCGGCCGCCCGGCTGCGCGGGCAGAACGCGGCCCTGCCGGCCCCGGCCGCGACGGTCCCCGCCCTGGAGGCCCTGGCCGCCGCCTGA